A genomic window from Streptomyces mirabilis includes:
- a CDS encoding DNA methylase, producing the protein MTQPTDIRRALSGLEPFRVLDAFSCIGGATNGYRRAFGPNCHITGVDIQAQPDYCGDAFHQGDAIEYIRAHGHEFDFIHASPPCQGEGAPTKGTNKARNAAIGRTYPRLIAPTRAALEATGRPYVIENVAGSAVRKDIRLCGEQFGLAVLMHRYFELGGWTFPQPIHPRHRGYVRGYRHGVWRDGPYVAAYGKGGGKATVEEIREAKRIDWSTHHLRLREALPPAYTEWIGAAYLTTVAPHLEVAA; encoded by the coding sequence ATGACCCAACCGACCGACATCCGGCGAGCCCTCTCCGGGCTCGAACCCTTCCGCGTGCTCGATGCGTTCTCGTGCATCGGCGGCGCCACCAACGGCTACCGGCGCGCGTTCGGGCCGAACTGCCACATCACCGGCGTCGACATTCAGGCGCAGCCGGACTACTGCGGTGACGCCTTCCACCAGGGCGACGCGATCGAGTACATCCGCGCCCACGGCCACGAATTCGACTTCATCCACGCCTCGCCCCCGTGCCAGGGAGAGGGAGCCCCGACCAAGGGCACCAACAAGGCGCGCAACGCGGCCATCGGCCGGACGTATCCCCGGCTCATCGCGCCGACCCGCGCCGCCCTGGAAGCGACGGGCCGGCCGTACGTGATCGAGAACGTGGCCGGCTCCGCCGTCCGCAAGGACATCCGCCTCTGCGGGGAACAGTTCGGCCTCGCGGTGCTCATGCACCGCTACTTCGAACTCGGAGGCTGGACGTTCCCGCAGCCCATCCACCCTCGTCATCGCGGCTACGTCCGGGGCTACCGCCACGGCGTGTGGCGTGACGGGCCGTACGTCGCCGCGTACGGCAAGGGCGGGGGCAAGGCCACCGTGGAGGAGATCCGCGAAGCAAAGCGCATCGACTGGTCCACCCACCACCTGCGCCTGCGGGAAGCCCTCCCGCCCGCCTACACGGAGTGGATCGGGGCCGCCTACCTCACCACGGTCGCCCCTCACCTCGAGGTGGCGGCGTGA